TCCAGGTCATTCATCACTCGCTCCACTGCATCCTTGTCCTGTGCATTCTGTTAAAAGTTTGAATGGGAAGAAGCAGAGTTAGTGTTGATTCTGTTCAGTGATGATGGGGGTGTGAATTTGGAGAAAAGGAAATATGGGAATGAATGTAATGTGTCTTTTAACAGAAATCTGGAGGAAAGTGAAAAACCAGgaaacataattaaataaaccagTGGAACAGGTTTAGGGGACATTATTGTATCTATTTGGGGCTTTGATGAGTATGAGAAACTggcaaaatattaaatagtttGATTGGGACTcgatttgtttgtttcctggATGTGTGATTTCTGGCACTGTTTTGGTATTTTTAAGGGACATGAAGTGACATGATTCCTGTTATAGTTTGAAGAGTTTGACTACACTTATCACCTCATGCTATAGTAGCGCTATGTCCCTGCACCTCCATTTTAAATAGGTTTCAAATAGATGAACGTTAATGTGGGAGATATTTAGGTGAAGTGTTAAATAAAGCAGTTGAAGTATGTATCTTTAAATGCCTTGAGTATGTTTGGCACGTTGTAACATGACACAGAGCTCGAATGTAGATGGTCTGATATTGTTTCTGAGGAAATGAGTATcaaaaaatgtgttaattatttatttttgacaattGGTCTGATGTATTTTCCAGCAAACCAGCTGTGTTTGTTATATGTGTAAGACTTAATGCGTGTGTATTCTCACCCCTAGATAGTTTCCCAGTTCCTCTGTCAGTAGTTCTCTTAACTCCCCTCGGCTAAGCGTGTATTTGTCCCCTTCTTTCCCTGAGTACTTATGGAAGGTCTTGATGAGCATCTGCATGGCGCTCTCCAGGTTAGTGCTCGGTTCTTTAGCCATGCTGCAATGCATTCAAAAGGTCAAGGGTTAAACACAGAGTACTGAGGTGTACACTTGTCCCAGGCTCATGTGAGGTCACATGACTGGCATAGGTGGAGCTTTAGCTCAGTATAAATGGCACAAGCACAAAAGTGGATGGTGGGACAAAAATACAATATCCAATTAGTAAAATTAAGGCACAAACCACAGTCATAGATCCCTTAAAATGGACCAAGCATCACATTTTCTCCAACATTTTCTCAGTTTAGATAAGTTTTCTTATCTAAactgagagaaaaagggagaaagagtgagagagagagagagagagagagagagagagagagagagagagagagagagagagagagagagagagagagaggagatttGGGTAGAGATTTAAAAAGGGTTCACAACATTCTTACACATCACATTTTGAGCGTGGCATCTCGGTTCTTCTGTCTCCAGGCTTGTCAAGCTACTGGGGTTataacagacacaaacatattcattaacaagtaaagaaacaagaaaaatgaAACAGTAAGAAACACCTGGAAATCACAAGCATGTCACCTGAGTTACTGCAGAGACAGACAAATATTCTGACTTGTGAAATTTCATACCTAAGGCCATATTACAAAAGAGGACATCCAACAATAACTGTCAGTCTCAGGTATGTTGAAGATAAGTCATTCATATAATCTGGCCAAATAACCTGAAGCATTCAGTAAAAACTAACACACATTCCAATGAAAGGAATCCCAATGAGTCAAAGTTCTGCTAGACTGGTTTAATGTTAATAGATTTATTCAAGTTAAAATGTTTCTCCATTgtgcttcattttgttttaatattttattcagtttccTGATAATGACTCCTAATCATAAACAATTAACTAATGTAAAGACTAGCTGGGGTAAAGACGAGCTGCTAGAACATTTGTTTTCTCATGTATGTAGAGCATGTGAAGGAATTTCATTAAGGTGAATTAATTCCACCAATGTGCTCAGGACTGTGTCTCCAGAACTCATGTTAAAAACTACAGCCTATAATTTTACTCATTAATACATTACAGGAGGCTGTGATGCTGATGAGGATCTAACACCTGCAGGCAGTGTGAACTGAAAACACACCACTATAATGTAATGCTGGCTGCTGTCTAGAGTACTTCATGATGTCACCAAGACtatgaaaatatttcacacacacacacacacacacacacacacacacacacacacacacacacacacacacacacatatataaatggCACAATTTCAAGTAGCACTATGGTAGCATCCACCAGGCAAGGAAGCAAGCAATAACATGAAATATGGCACTTTTACTAACACAGGCATTTTGATGACATCTTAATTAGCAAGGTTGAAATCTGTAGGATGAAGAGTCACAATGAGAAGTCACAGCAACCATGACATGGATAGAAATTATATAGTTTCTTAGTGAAAACATCATTAAATAATTCTTTCTGTTTGTAAATATTTAGGGATCAAACTGATATGAGGTGAAGAAGACTTAGTAAGTAATTCTCAGAGAAAAATATTGATCTAAAAAGAGAAATGTATTTAGTGGATTCCAGAATGGTAAACATCTCAAATCATGATAATTTTAACAatggtatttaaaaaacaaagttcTTAACATTTGCAAAACTATAATTAATGCTATTTATATCCCATTACCCCTATGATGTAAACGAGCAGTCATCAGATAAGAgctggaaaagaaaaagcattCAGCTGTCTGTTTTACCTGTGTTCCTCAAAAGCCTCCTTCGTCTTTGACAAAGAGCCAGAGATGTAGACTGatagaaagaagcaaagaaaTGGATGAGGAGAGAGCATCTCCAGGTCTTAAATATCCTTCACCCCATTCCCTCCCTCCTCTAGCACATCTCCACCAGCTTATGTTTCTCCATTCCTCTATCATCCCCTCCTCCTGCCCTTCATGCTGTCTTGTGTTCACCTACTTGATCATGCAAGAAAACTTAACACATACAGATGGTTTTAGAGTGCTTTGTTGTTTGTTAAATCAACATGACACATCTCAGTTTTAAAGCTGTACATCATGACCAGTgtagatgtgcttcaacagagATGT
The Tachysurus fulvidraco isolate hzauxx_2018 chromosome 7, HZAU_PFXX_2.0, whole genome shotgun sequence DNA segment above includes these coding regions:
- the s100s gene encoding S100 calcium binding protein S isoform X2, giving the protein MPRSKCDVMAKEPSTNLESAMQMLIKTFHKYSGKEGDKYTLSRGELRELLTEELGNYLGNAQDKDAVERVMNDLDSNNDGEVDFTEFIILMGALTVACNDFFLDSPAPKNKPESKEGEKKE
- the s100s gene encoding S100 calcium binding protein S isoform X1: MLSPHPFLCFFLSVYISGSLSKTKEAFEEHSMAKEPSTNLESAMQMLIKTFHKYSGKEGDKYTLSRGELRELLTEELGNYLGNAQDKDAVERVMNDLDSNNDGEVDFTEFIILMGALTVACNDFFLDSPAPKNKPESKEGEKKE